The Lolium rigidum isolate FL_2022 chromosome 1, APGP_CSIRO_Lrig_0.1, whole genome shotgun sequence region GCGGGGAGGGGCCCGTTCCGGATGTCTTGGATGACCAGATGCAGGGAGCATCTAGGCCCGACACGTCGCAGGGGAAACGTGTGCAACACCATACTTGCCCAGTTTTGGCGGTTAGGAAGGGGCGCGGCAAACGCAAAGGTGCTAGATGAGAGCTCTCGCCTACAATATCCGGGGTTTCGGTCGGGAGGGCCGGAGATCCCAGCTTAGGGACTACATTAGAACCAACAGGTTGGATATCATCGGGCTGCAAGAAACCATTAAACAGGACTTCTCCACTGCGGAGCTGCGGAGCTTAGAGGTGGGAGGCCTCTTCGCTTGGAATCACCTACCGGCTGTGGGTCACTCCGGCGGTATGCTCCTGGGATTTAGGGATGAATCCTTCGAGGTTGGGGCGTGGAGGATGGGAACCTTTTTCCTCAGCGCCACCGTCTTACAACGCAACAACAACATGAAGTGGTGCTTCATGCTGGTCTACGGTCCGGTTGACCACACCCGCACTGAGGAGTTCTTGGGGGAACTCGAGCTTGCGGTCCAGCAGTGCCCGGTTCCTCTGGTAGTGGCCGGGGATTTCAACCTTATCCGGTCAGCTCAGGATAAGAGCAACGGGAACATCAACTGGCCTCGGATTCGCAGGTTCAATGACTCCATCGCGGCCATGTCGCTTAGGGAAATCAATCGGGCGGGGGCACGCTTTACCTGGATCAACAGACAACTCTGTCCGATCAGGTGTGTGCTGGACAGGGTGTTTGTTTCGCCCGCCTGGGAGGCGGCGTTTCCTTTCTGCTCCGTTACGGCTATCACGAGGATTGGGTGAGACCACAACCCACTCCTCTTGGATAGTGTGGAAGTCACGGTTCGGAGACCACCACGGTTCTTCTTCCAGACTTGGTGGTTCCGTGTTGCGGGCTTTGGGGAGCTCATCAACGGCAAGCTGCACCGCTACCTGCACGAGCTGGGTCCTCACTGGGACAGCATAGATGGCTGGCAGTGCATTGCTAGGAATCTGCGTCAGTTCCTAAAGGGCTGGGGAGCCAATTTAGGGAAGGAACGAAGGGTTTTTAGGGCGGACCTCCTGGCGCAGATTGACGGTCTGGACTGGCAGGCGGACTCTGATGGGTTGGATGAGGAGGGTTGGGCCCTCAGATACCATCTGGAGGACCAACTACTCCTCATGGACAGCCTAGAGGAGGAGTACTGGAGACAACATAGTAGGGTGCGTTGGACGGTTTTGGGGGACTCCTGCACGGCGTATTTCCACGCCATCGCCAACGGTAGGCGACGGAAGTGCTCGATCCCGCGGCTTGTCACGGACCACGGGGAGGTCGACGAGCAGCTGGGCCTTATGTAGCACGTATATTCGTTCTACCGCGGCCTTATGGGTGCTAGGGGGGAGGAAAGGGTATTCTCCCTCCATTCCGATTTATGGTCTGGGGACCAGCAGATTCTTCCGGCGGAAAACCTCGCGCTCGAGTTGACCTTTACTCCGGCCGAACTCGACGAGGTCCTGCTCAGCATGAGGCCGGACTCTGCGCCCGGGCCGGATGGGTTGCCGGTCACCTTCTTCAAGCGTTTCTGGGGAATCCTGCGAGAGCCCATCCTCAAGATCCTGAACGACTTCGTTTTGGGCAGGGTGGATGTCGCGCGTTTGAACTTTGGGGTCATCACCCTCATCCCAAAGGTTAAAGGGGCGGACACGATCAAGCAGTTTAGGCCCATAGCGCTCATCAATGTCATCTTCAAGTTTGTGGCAAAGGCGTATGCGACCCGCTTAGCGCCGATTGCTCATAGAACCATTGATAAAAGCTAAACTGCTTTCATCCGGGGTAGGTGTCTTCATGAGGGGGTGCTCGCCCTGCACGAGATTGCACACGAGCTCCATGCCAAGAGGCTTGGGGGCCTCTTGCTTAAACTCGATTTTGAGAAGGCCTACGATAGGGTGAACTGGGATTTCCTTCGAGAGATCCTGCAGCGCAAGGGTTTCTCGGACATGAATGTCCACAGATTGATGCAGCTGGTTATGGGAGGCCAGACTGCCATCAACGTCAATGGAGAGGTGGGACCTTTCTTCCGTAATGCGAGGGGAGTGCGGCAAGGTGACCCCCTCTCGCCGATCCTTTTTGATTTCCTTGTGGATGGCCTCGCAGCGATGTTGGCCAAGGCTAAGTCGGCTGGCCACATCCGCGGGGTCGTCTCACACCTCATCCCAGGGGGGGTGACACACCTTCAGTATGCGGATGACACCCTTGTCATGATTGAGCCTTCGGATCTGGGGATTGCGAACCTTAAATTTCTACTGTTATGCTTTGAGAACATGTCGGGTCTGAAGATCAATTTTGACAAGAGCGAGGTTTTCGTGACAGGGGTCACGGAACCGGAGCAGCGTAGGGTTGCACACATGCTCAACTGTAAACTGGGCAAGCTCCCGATGAAATACCTGGGACTTCCGGTGAGTAGTCGGGCGCTTCGGGTTGCGGATTGGGAATTCCTGCCTGAGAAGGTGGGTCACGGGCTTGAGCCCTGGCAAGGCCTCTTTCTTGCCTCGGCCGGCCGGCTTGAGCTCACTAATTCCTGCCTTTCGAGCCTTCCTATGTTCGCTATGGGCCTGTATCTCTTACATGACTCCACCCATGCGGCGATGGACAGGTCTCGGTCCCGATTCTTCTGGGAAGGAGTCGGTAAGGGGAGGAAATACCACATGGTGGATTGGGCCACCGTGTGTAAACCTAAACAGTTGGGGGGCCTGGGGATCCTCAACACCAAAACCATGAACATTGCCCTGATGTTGAAATGGATTTGGAAGTACTATCAGAACACATGGGGACTGTGGGCTGACCTGCTTCGGGCTAAGTACCTCGGGGAAAGGGATTTTTTCTCTCAGGACGTGCCGGCTAGGGGCTCCCAGTTTTGGAACTCCATACAGAAACTTAAATGGTATTTCAAACTGGGAGCCTGCCATAAGGTCCACAATGGGAAGTGGACCTACTTCTGGCTTGATTGGTGGTCGGGGCGAGGGCCTCTTAGAACTCGCTATCCACTCCTTTTTGGTTGCTGTTCAAACCCCTTCGCCACGGTCCATTCGACTAGGGTGGTCGATGGGAACCCCGGGGAGTGGCATATCCGGTTCCGCCGGCACCTTGGCTTGGCGGAAAAGGTCGAATGGGATGATTTGTGCCGTGAAATCAATGGTCTCCCGGATGCTGCAGGGAATGATCAGATTTCTTGGTCCCTGGAGTCCTCAGGGGAGTACTCCACTCGGTCGGTTTATTGCGGACTCATGCAGGGCGCAGCAGTTACGCACTTCCAGGAGGTGTGGCGGACACGCGTTCCACCCAAGATCAAAGTCTTCCTGTGGCAGCTGATACGTGGAAAGCTACCCTCCTGCGAACAGGTGGCCAAGAGGCGAGGGCCATCCAATGGCCTTTGCGCTCTTTGTGGAGTGGTAGAAGATTGCAACCACATCTTCTTTACTTGCCCCATGGCAGGTTACATGTGGGCCGGAGTTAGGGAGCTCCTACATTGCACCTGGAACCCGGCAGGGGTCGGGGATTTCATTGCCTTAGCACAGGGTTTGCTAGGTCCCCTTTGTAGATTAGTATGGTTTACCTTTGCGGCCCAATGCTGGGCCTTCTGGAATATTAGGAACAAACTAACTATTGAAGGGAAACTGATTGGCAATGCAGCTGCCTTCTTCCACATGTTGCTTTATATGCAGttttggagggttctggtcagaccgagggaTCGGGCGCTGCTGGACTTGGCGGTGGACGAGGTCAGGAGGCTACATGCGCGGACTAGGGCGACTTAGCACATTCGACCCGCTTCAGGGCTCTATATCTCTGTATCCTACCGCTTTGTTCGTGTCGTGCTGGGCTTAGCACAGGACTTGTTTAGGTGTGAGGTGTTTCATTGCTGGCTGCGCGTGTGTGGCGTGAGTCGTGTGTGGCGTGAGTCGTGTGGTTGGTTGTAAACTTTGACGTTTGGTCGCTTGCTTTATCTATAAAGCTGGGTCTTCGGACCTTCGGTTTAAAAGTAGATATAAAGGAAGAGTAAAATAAAAGCTGTATGCACAATTCAATGCAGGGCCCGATGTTCACTCAACCCCTTTCAGAAAATATGCAGTATTTCAGAGATTTATAAACAACACTTATTCTCGTTCAGCCATATCCATGACCGAGTTGTACTGAAATGTAAGTACTTGAAAAACGAAAGCTAGTTACACAAGCGCTGAAGAGTTACTACGGGACACCATACCGGTAATATATTGAGTGAAACATCTGTAATCGTGTGTATTCCTCATCTACTTTGGTTCTTCGTCGGAGGACCGCACGGCTCTCCTCCAGCACCCCTCACCTGGGCATGCGGCGCCTGTCTCGGGACACCAGCAACGTTTGCAGGACCACACCTGAAACCTGGTGGCGGCGCGTACTGCCGCGGCAGGCCGAGCTGCGGCGGAGGCAGCAGCGCCTGCaccctgccgctgccgctgccggtgCCGTCTCTCTGATCTCGTCCCATTTCCGGCGGCTTCACCTGCGCGAACTTGATCTCGAAAACGTCATCGTCGATCATGTCGTGGACCGTGGCGCGGGAGCTCGGCAGGGGCCTCATGGCCACCACAGGATGCGGATGCTTCTGTCCCAACCCCTTCTCCGCGTCTGCAGAGGAAGACTTGCCCCTGGACGACGAGGATGACCTGCGGCCGCACAGCCGGCCGGCGATGCATGAGGCGGTCGCGAGGAAAGTGATGACCGCGAGCACCACGAACATCGGCCCGAAGGAGCCTCTGCCCTCGTCGGGCGCTGCCTTGCCGGCGTGGTGGACGGAGCCGGTGGAAGGGTAGTAGCTGTATGGCATTGGCTGCGGCAGAGATGCCATTGATCTGTTTctccttctccaccgccaccgagaaATCTCAGGTCTCTGCGATGCGACGCGAGCTAGTCGTGCTCAGTTGCTCACTACTCAGTCTGCGTCTTGGTACTACTAATGGTTTTTATGTAGTGTGCAGCTAAAGTTGGCCATGTGACATTGCTGCTTTCAGTTGCCTGCCTTACGAGAGATTGTTCCTGGGTAAGTATCTTTGAACGCCTCGGAACGCGAGAAAGGTAAAGGGGACCGTGTTCTTCCATGGATCTCGTCTAGAATCTCTTTGGGAGCAGTTTTGTGTACGCACGAGGTAAAGTTGTGTAATCACTCGATTCGATCAGCCTGTGTTCCGCGATTGTGCTCCGAGCTAGGCGGTAGCTTTTGCTTTCGGGCAGGCGTTGCACTTGCAGCGGAACAAAGAAGCAGAGGATGCAGGCCTTCATGACTAAATTAACTTGATCCACGCTCCTATCGTTTGCTTTCGTTTCTTTCTCTCTTCTTTGGTCTAGCTTTTGAAGTGCAAAGACATGAAAAAGAATAAAAGGATAAACTGGCGTACCATTCCTTGGGCCTATGGCCTATGAGAATTCAACATTCTTGTGGCTCGCCCAACCAAAGTTTTTAGGTGATCAATATCTCAATGAATAATGAGCACGTTACTACTAGTTAAACATTTTCATGGAGGTTCCCTACGCAGCAGGTGATCCCTTCAAAAAAAGTATGGAAAAACCAGAGAAGCTACACAGTTTGAAGGTTCGAGTCCACCTATTCAGAAGGGGAAAATAGCTAACACTAGTCATATACAGGTGTTGCTGAAACTTAtgttgaaggatagagagggagagagatatggggaatatgatggatgttgtattgcgcctcat contains the following coding sequences:
- the LOC124648358 gene encoding uncharacterized protein LOC124648358: MASLPQPMPYSYYPSTGSVHHAGKAAPDEGRGSFGPMFVVLAVITFLATASCIAGRLCGRRSSSSSRGKSSSADAEKGLGQKHPHPVVAMRPLPSSRATVHDMIDDDVFEIKFAQVKPPEMGRDQRDGTGSGSGRVQALLPPPQLGLPRQYAPPPGFRCGPANVAGVPRQAPHAQYNSVMDMAERE